Proteins from a single region of Methanoculleus horonobensis:
- the tsaA gene encoding tRNA (N6-threonylcarbamoyladenosine(37)-N6)-methyltransferase TrmO yields MGMDMTSPESGGMVLRPVGFVRSSVQEPFLVSGRDGIAMREGPDASRDHVRSVKEAVSEIVIEENRIALLDGIEEYSHVTVLYWGHKVPEEDRSVDRVHPMGRTDIPKTGIFSTCSPARPNPVLATVVGLHSRRGNVLEVTGLDAVDGSPIIDIKPYVPAQYPNGDVRIPAWMERLMNEVGERRA; encoded by the coding sequence ATGGGCATGGACATGACATCGCCCGAATCCGGCGGCATGGTCCTGCGCCCCGTGGGTTTTGTCCGGAGCAGCGTGCAGGAACCCTTCCTCGTCTCCGGGAGAGACGGCATCGCGATGCGGGAAGGGCCGGACGCGAGCAGGGATCACGTCAGGAGCGTGAAAGAGGCAGTATCGGAGATCGTCATCGAAGAGAACCGCATCGCGCTGCTTGACGGCATCGAGGAGTACTCCCACGTCACGGTGCTGTACTGGGGGCACAAGGTGCCGGAAGAGGACCGGTCAGTCGACCGCGTGCACCCGATGGGCAGAACGGATATCCCGAAGACCGGGATCTTCTCGACCTGTAGCCCTGCCCGTCCCAACCCCGTGCTCGCGACCGTTGTCGGGTTGCACTCACGGCGGGGGAACGTTCTCGAGGTCACCGGGCTCGACGCCGTCGACGGCAGTCCCATCATCGATATCAAGCCCTATGTCCCGGCCCAGTACCCGAACGGCGATGTGCGGATCCCCGCGTGGATGGAGCGGCTCATGAACGAAGTGGGCGAGCGCCGGGCGTGA
- a CDS encoding DUF2240 family protein, giving the protein MSVRIAVAAPFKHMRKDRLQKSEFVFYIAIDRKWMNKEQANQLLERAKAEGLIEVDGGSIRPLFDLAEVSIPLGFKPTSDVLAAEESPYEELIGRIAAATEKPPQEVVAELHRIVTDNFDGNIRVEAAVIILAKRYGVAFDDKLPALERSIAKSR; this is encoded by the coding sequence GTGAGTGTCAGGATTGCGGTTGCCGCGCCGTTCAAGCACATGCGTAAAGATCGGCTGCAGAAGAGCGAGTTCGTCTTCTACATCGCCATCGACCGGAAGTGGATGAACAAGGAGCAGGCAAACCAGCTCCTGGAGCGGGCGAAGGCTGAGGGACTCATCGAGGTGGACGGAGGATCCATCCGGCCGCTCTTCGATCTCGCCGAAGTCTCGATACCGCTCGGGTTCAAGCCCACCTCCGACGTCCTCGCAGCGGAGGAGAGCCCTTATGAGGAACTGATCGGGCGGATCGCCGCCGCGACGGAGAAGCCGCCCCAGGAGGTCGTCGCCGAACTCCACCGGATCGTCACCGACAACTTCGACGGGAACATCCGGGTGGAGGCGGCAGTGATCATCCTCGCGAAGAGATACGGGGTGGCGTTCGACGACAAACTGCCTGCCCTGGAGAGATCGATCGCGAAGTCGCGATAA
- a CDS encoding bifunctional metallophosphatase/5'-nucleotidase codes for MANHLTLLQMNDSHGYLEPHQELFYAAGPPVYRTAGGYARIATLLQDARDERPGTVLAFDCGDTIHGTYPAVQSEGEALVPILNALAFDGMTAHWEFAYGPEQFRNVAGRLDYPVLADNCYDDATGDLVFPAYTVSETDDLAVGVIGIAATIVDKVMPDSFSKGIHFSLGSAELPGHIAHLREEEGVDLVVVISHLGFPQEVRLARETDGIDVLLSGHTHNRLFEPAVVNDTVIIQSGCHGSFLGRLDLTVENRRVKGFDHDLIVVGEEVWPHPEVEEMVEGVMEPHREYLSRVVGETRTGLNRNTVLEATMDNLLLQALIDVTGAEMAFSNGWRYGAPVPPGEVTMNDLWDIIPVNPPVSTVEVTGRELRAMMEENLERTFSRDPYQQMGGYVKRCMGVNIYCKLENPPGLRIQEFFAGGRRLDPNAVYRAAFVTGQGVPPKYGRNRENLEIHAIEALERYLAKGPVSAELRGSVTAI; via the coding sequence ATGGCCAACCACCTCACGCTCCTGCAGATGAACGACTCGCACGGGTACCTGGAGCCGCACCAGGAACTCTTCTATGCCGCCGGGCCGCCGGTGTACCGGACGGCAGGCGGGTATGCCCGGATTGCCACGCTTCTTCAAGATGCGCGTGATGAGCGGCCGGGAACTGTGCTCGCGTTCGACTGCGGCGACACCATCCATGGGACCTACCCCGCCGTCCAATCAGAGGGCGAAGCGCTCGTCCCGATCCTGAACGCTCTCGCCTTCGACGGCATGACCGCCCACTGGGAGTTCGCCTACGGCCCGGAGCAGTTCCGGAACGTGGCGGGGAGACTCGACTACCCCGTCCTCGCCGACAACTGCTACGACGACGCGACCGGCGACCTGGTCTTTCCCGCGTACACGGTCTCTGAGACCGACGACCTCGCGGTAGGCGTCATCGGCATCGCCGCAACCATCGTCGACAAGGTGATGCCGGACTCATTCTCGAAAGGAATCCATTTCTCGCTCGGCAGCGCCGAACTCCCGGGGCACATCGCCCACCTCCGCGAAGAGGAGGGGGTGGATCTCGTCGTGGTGATCTCGCACCTCGGGTTTCCGCAGGAGGTGCGACTCGCCCGCGAGACGGATGGGATCGACGTCCTCCTCTCGGGGCACACCCACAACCGTCTCTTCGAACCGGCGGTCGTGAACGACACCGTCATCATCCAGTCGGGTTGCCACGGCTCCTTCCTCGGGCGGCTCGACCTTACGGTCGAGAACCGGCGGGTGAAGGGGTTCGACCACGATCTCATCGTCGTCGGCGAGGAGGTCTGGCCTCACCCGGAGGTCGAGGAGATGGTCGAGGGGGTCATGGAGCCCCACCGCGAGTACCTCTCCCGGGTCGTCGGGGAGACCCGGACGGGTCTTAACCGGAACACGGTTCTTGAGGCCACGATGGACAACCTCCTCCTGCAGGCGCTCATCGACGTCACGGGCGCGGAGATGGCGTTCTCGAACGGGTGGCGCTACGGCGCCCCGGTGCCGCCGGGCGAGGTCACGATGAACGATCTCTGGGACATCATACCGGTGAACCCCCCGGTCTCGACGGTCGAGGTCACCGGCCGGGAGCTCAGGGCGATGATGGAGGAGAACCTGGAACGGACTTTTTCGCGCGATCCCTACCAGCAGATGGGCGGCTACGTGAAGCGGTGCATGGGAGTCAATATTTACTGCAAGCTGGAGAATCCGCCTGGCCTGCGGATCCAGGAGTTCTTTGCCGGCGGCAGAAGGCTCGACCCGAACGCCGTCTACCGTGCGGCGTTCGTCACCGGCCAGGGCGTGCCGCCGAAGTACGGGCGGAACCGGGAGAACCTTGAAATTCATGCAATCGAGGCGCTCGAACGCTACCTGGCAAAAGGCCCCGTCAGCGCCGAACTCCGCGGGAGCGTGACGGCGATATGA
- a CDS encoding DsrE family protein, producing the protein MSPSVRVVIHLDEREKAALVLRNTKNLVEDLAGVEVEVVAHADGAEELRTGSPQAALMAQLADRGVRFVVCENTLRSRNLSEKDFPGYVGTVPSAIVELVVRQAEGWQYLRP; encoded by the coding sequence ATGAGCCCCTCCGTTCGGGTCGTCATCCACCTCGACGAGCGCGAGAAGGCGGCCCTTGTGCTGCGGAACACAAAGAACCTCGTTGAAGATCTTGCCGGTGTCGAGGTGGAGGTGGTCGCGCACGCCGACGGGGCGGAGGAGCTCCGCACCGGAAGCCCGCAGGCGGCGCTGATGGCGCAACTTGCGGATCGGGGTGTCCGGTTCGTCGTCTGCGAGAACACCCTTCGTTCCCGGAACCTGTCGGAGAAAGACTTCCCCGGTTACGTTGGAACCGTCCCGTCCGCGATCGTAGAACTGGTCGTCAGACAGGCAGAAGGCTGGCAGTATCTTCGGCCGTAA
- a CDS encoding 30S ribosomal protein S8e, with amino-acid sequence MQWQGRSVRKPSGGRYHTSQGKKRSEIGRAPAETHIGEERRRIIRTYGGNQKVRALRVDYATVSNPTTGETKKAKIEAVEANSANPNYVRRKLLTKGAVIKTEMGRARIVSRPSQDGVVNAVLLV; translated from the coding sequence ATGCAGTGGCAAGGAAGATCAGTACGGAAGCCGTCGGGCGGACGCTACCACACCTCCCAGGGCAAGAAGAGATCGGAGATCGGAAGAGCTCCGGCAGAGACGCATATCGGTGAAGAGCGCAGGAGAATTATCCGTACCTATGGTGGCAACCAGAAGGTTCGGGCACTCCGGGTAGACTACGCAACGGTCTCGAACCCCACAACCGGCGAGACCAAGAAGGCGAAGATCGAGGCGGTCGAGGCGAACAGCGCCAACCCGAACTACGTCCGGCGGAAACTCCTGACGAAGGGCGCCGTCATCAAGACCGAGATGGGGCGCGCGCGGATCGTCAGCAGACCGAGCCAGGACGGTGTCGTCAACGCCGTCCTGCTCGTATAA
- the hypB gene encoding hydrogenase nickel incorporation protein HypB, which yields MHHIDVHVEKDIYDVNNRLADANAAHLKDHGIRAFDLLGAIGSGKTATIERLVPLIRKRGLRAGAIAGDVYGDDDFKRIVALDVPAYNANTGKECHLDAHLVEHAIDHLPLDEIDVLFIENVGNMVCPTDFRLGAEKRIVVVSSTEGDDVVNKHPMMFRSSNIGVINKVDLAGFVGANLDRMEADMRRYNPEMKIFRTNMKTGEGLEALLDAILA from the coding sequence ATGCATCACATCGACGTCCACGTGGAGAAGGACATCTACGATGTCAACAACCGCCTTGCAGATGCCAACGCAGCCCACCTCAAAGACCACGGCATCCGGGCGTTCGATCTTCTCGGCGCCATCGGGTCGGGGAAGACCGCCACGATCGAGCGGCTGGTGCCGCTTATCCGGAAGCGGGGCCTCCGCGCCGGCGCCATCGCCGGGGACGTCTACGGCGACGACGACTTCAAGCGGATCGTCGCTCTCGACGTTCCGGCCTACAACGCGAACACCGGGAAGGAGTGCCATCTCGACGCCCACCTGGTGGAGCACGCCATCGATCATCTCCCGCTCGACGAGATCGACGTTCTCTTCATCGAGAACGTCGGCAACATGGTCTGCCCGACCGACTTCCGGCTGGGCGCCGAGAAGAGGATCGTCGTCGTCAGCTCGACAGAAGGAGACGACGTGGTGAACAAGCACCCGATGATGTTTCGGAGCAGCAACATCGGCGTCATCAACAAGGTCGACCTCGCCGGGTTCGTCGGCGCCAACCTCGACCGGATGGAGGCGGATATGCGCCGCTACAACCCGGAGATGAAGATCTTCCGGACGAACATGAAGACCGGAGAAGGGCTCGAGGCGTTGCTGGACGCGATCCTCGCGTGA
- a CDS encoding signal recognition particle subunit SRP19/SEC65 family protein: protein MSAERILYPCYFDATLERREGRRVAKNIGVKSPDIPAVEAVLRKMKVPHRVEEHHHPARWAEHEGRVVVEWEGSKEDLIRKVASGLAARK from the coding sequence ATGAGCGCTGAACGCATCCTGTACCCCTGTTACTTCGACGCCACGCTCGAGCGGCGGGAGGGGCGCCGCGTTGCTAAAAATATCGGCGTGAAGTCCCCGGACATCCCTGCCGTCGAGGCAGTCCTGCGGAAGATGAAGGTTCCGCACCGGGTTGAGGAGCACCACCATCCCGCCCGGTGGGCCGAGCACGAAGGCCGGGTCGTGGTGGAATGGGAGGGGAGCAAGGAAGACCTGATCCGGAAGGTTGCAAGCGGTCTTGCCGCCCGGAAGTGA
- a CDS encoding histidinol phosphate phosphatase domain-containing protein, with amino-acid sequence MYDLHTHTILSDGELLPTELVRRAAVLGYETLAITDHADASNLRHLVGAVEGVRESARCYGVNLLVGVELTHVPPSLIGAFARDAKKFGADIVVVHGETVVEPVAPGTNRAACTCEYVDVLGHPGLIAIEDARMAAEHGVALEITSRGGHNRTNGHVVRVAREAGCRLVVDSDTHAPSDLLSKDARWAVALGAGLTEAESREALSRDINRLLQK; translated from the coding sequence ATGTATGATCTGCACACCCATACCATCCTCTCCGACGGCGAACTCCTCCCGACCGAGCTGGTTCGCCGGGCCGCCGTGCTCGGCTACGAGACGCTCGCGATCACCGACCACGCGGACGCCTCGAACCTCCGGCACCTGGTGGGGGCGGTAGAGGGCGTCCGTGAGTCTGCGCGGTGCTACGGCGTGAACCTGCTCGTCGGGGTGGAACTCACTCATGTCCCACCGTCCCTGATAGGGGCGTTTGCACGCGATGCGAAGAAGTTCGGCGCCGATATCGTCGTGGTGCACGGCGAGACGGTGGTGGAACCGGTCGCCCCGGGAACCAACCGCGCGGCATGCACGTGTGAGTACGTGGACGTGCTCGGCCACCCCGGACTCATAGCGATCGAGGATGCGCGGATGGCCGCGGAGCACGGGGTGGCGCTCGAGATCACCTCGCGAGGGGGGCATAACCGCACCAACGGCCACGTGGTCCGGGTGGCGCGGGAGGCCGGGTGCCGGCTCGTGGTCGATTCCGATACGCATGCTCCGTCCGATCTGCTCTCAAAGGATGCACGGTGGGCGGTCGCGCTCGGCGCGGGGCTGACGGAGGCGGAATCCCGGGAGGCGCTTTCCCGGGATATTAATCGGCTTCTTCAGAAGTGA
- a CDS encoding transcription initiation factor IIB: MAEVEKLKQLQLQREALKKRGEQKVKETEKKRTEESVQSVCPECGSRQLVHDYERAELVCQNCGLVLDEEFIDRGPEWRAFDHDQRMKRSRVGAPMTFTIHDKGLSTMIDWRNRDSYGRAISSKNRAQLYRLRKWQRRIRVSNATERNLAFALSELDRMASALGLPRNVRETAAVVYRDAVDKNLIRGRSIEGVAAAALYAACRQCSVPRTLDEIAEVSRVSRKEIGRTYRFISRELGLKLLPTSPIDYVPRFCSGLNLKGEVQSRAVEILRQAGERELTSGRGPTGVAAAAIYISSILGGERRTQREVAEVAGVTEVTIRNRYKELAEKLDIEIIL; the protein is encoded by the coding sequence ATGGCTGAAGTAGAAAAACTAAAACAGCTGCAGTTGCAGCGTGAGGCCCTGAAGAAGAGAGGGGAGCAGAAGGTCAAGGAGACGGAGAAGAAGCGCACCGAAGAGAGCGTCCAGTCCGTCTGCCCCGAGTGCGGCAGTCGCCAGCTCGTCCACGACTACGAGCGCGCGGAACTCGTATGCCAGAACTGCGGTCTCGTCCTCGATGAGGAGTTCATCGACCGCGGCCCCGAGTGGCGTGCATTCGACCACGACCAGCGCATGAAGCGCTCCCGTGTCGGCGCACCGATGACGTTCACGATCCACGACAAGGGTCTCTCGACGATGATCGACTGGCGGAACCGTGACTCCTACGGCCGCGCGATCTCGAGCAAGAACCGCGCCCAGCTCTACCGGCTCCGGAAGTGGCAGCGGCGTATCCGTGTCTCGAACGCGACCGAGCGGAACCTGGCGTTCGCGCTCTCGGAACTGGACCGGATGGCCTCCGCGCTCGGTCTGCCCCGGAACGTGCGCGAGACCGCCGCGGTCGTCTACCGCGACGCGGTGGACAAGAACCTGATCCGCGGCCGGAGTATCGAGGGTGTCGCGGCGGCGGCGCTGTATGCGGCATGCCGCCAGTGCAGCGTCCCGAGGACGCTCGACGAGATCGCCGAGGTATCCCGTGTATCCCGTAAGGAGATCGGCCGCACCTACCGGTTCATCTCCCGCGAGCTCGGGTTAAAGCTCCTGCCGACGTCCCCGATCGACTACGTACCGCGCTTCTGCTCGGGCCTGAACCTGAAGGGTGAGGTCCAGAGCCGGGCGGTCGAGATCCTCCGGCAGGCCGGAGAGCGCGAACTTACGAGCGGCAGAGGCCCGACGGGCGTTGCTGCGGCCGCCATTTACATCTCGTCGATCCTCGGCGGAGAGCGGCGCACCCAGCGCGAAGTCGCCGAGGTTGCGGGCGTGACCGAGGTCACGATCAGGAACAGATATAAGGAACTGGCAGAAAAATTAGATATCGAGATCATACTCTGA
- a CDS encoding CotH kinase family protein, producing MTMESTTRAATSMLIVLSLAASVIPPAAGQENVSSPDSGVQDLYLFMGWKDLVELYTRGDASDERLDGYVRLSPDGEDIELEGVRFRGTSSRELPKKSFNIRFDESQEFIFGSTDMNLKATYTDPTMMRERLSMDLFHALGQPAPRTKYFDLYINGVYEGLYIHVERVDGDLLASNGLNPAGTLVADDFRGHYYLVPEINRLSVFGYPIDEQDDPEAFLAETMDSRGEPDWGAFRDLIAWVYRTPAGPEFEEGFIERFDEENFIDWLAIHYLIGDVDAFSDDYWLYLDTDNPDAGWVVIPWDKDLTFGSHTRRGDTVNDYFGYESAIASNWNNDLVEKFLETPALRERLNLRMTFLMDEVFTEDYYAGQLALHTETIGDRLNVTPAEDAFALHPQNHHGDLGYLRYHTEAMLDFVRLRYRFIERAISPGSGEPYTASAAVPAEPGESTVYFTDPNGWVIATFEVSEVRGPGTITATVNGTPENPGIDRRWEFDAGDADVSGELTLYYRNDVESCCFPAENWFVGDAAVRDDNYSQWDLEMVLEDETGNRTALDTYVNPYSNKVSADVSLRGTTRFELVLPDQGEEPGRNFTWG from the coding sequence ATGACGATGGAATCTACTACCCGGGCTGCGACCAGCATGCTCATCGTGCTGTCTCTGGCAGCCTCCGTCATACCCCCGGCAGCGGGACAGGAGAACGTGAGCAGCCCGGATTCCGGCGTGCAGGACCTGTACCTCTTCATGGGCTGGAAGGATCTCGTCGAGTTGTATACCCGCGGAGATGCATCCGATGAACGGCTGGACGGTTACGTGCGGCTCTCTCCCGACGGCGAGGATATCGAACTGGAGGGAGTGCGGTTCCGGGGCACTTCTTCACGAGAGTTGCCGAAGAAATCGTTCAACATCCGGTTTGACGAATCACAGGAGTTCATCTTCGGCAGCACCGATATGAACCTGAAAGCCACCTACACCGATCCCACGATGATGCGGGAGAGGCTGTCGATGGATCTCTTCCACGCTCTCGGGCAGCCGGCACCGAGGACGAAGTACTTCGACCTGTACATCAACGGCGTCTATGAAGGCCTGTACATCCACGTGGAGCGGGTCGACGGCGATCTGCTCGCAAGCAACGGCCTGAACCCCGCAGGGACACTGGTCGCCGACGACTTCCGGGGCCATTACTATCTCGTGCCGGAGATCAATCGCCTCTCGGTCTTCGGGTATCCCATCGACGAGCAGGACGACCCGGAGGCGTTTCTCGCAGAGACCATGGACAGCCGGGGCGAACCGGACTGGGGAGCGTTCCGTGACCTCATCGCCTGGGTCTACCGGACTCCTGCCGGCCCGGAGTTCGAAGAAGGTTTCATCGAGCGTTTTGACGAGGAGAACTTCATCGACTGGCTGGCTATTCATTACCTCATCGGTGACGTCGACGCGTTCAGCGACGACTACTGGCTCTACCTGGACACCGACAATCCGGATGCGGGGTGGGTGGTCATCCCCTGGGACAAAGATCTGACGTTCGGTTCGCACACCCGGAGAGGCGATACAGTCAACGACTATTTCGGGTATGAGTCGGCGATAGCAAGTAACTGGAACAACGACTTGGTGGAGAAGTTCCTCGAGACCCCCGCGCTCCGTGAGCGGCTCAACCTCCGCATGACGTTCCTGATGGACGAGGTCTTCACCGAAGACTACTATGCCGGGCAGCTCGCTCTCCACACAGAGACGATTGGGGACAGGCTGAATGTCACGCCCGCGGAGGACGCGTTCGCGCTGCACCCGCAGAACCACCACGGCGATCTCGGCTACCTGAGATACCACACCGAAGCGATGCTGGACTTTGTGCGGCTCCGTTACCGGTTCATCGAGAGGGCGATCTCGCCCGGCTCCGGGGAGCCCTATACCGCCTCCGCCGCGGTACCGGCGGAGCCGGGGGAGAGTACCGTCTACTTCACCGACCCCAACGGATGGGTGATTGCAACCTTCGAGGTCTCGGAGGTGAGGGGGCCGGGCACGATCACCGCTACGGTGAACGGGACGCCGGAGAATCCCGGCATCGACCGGCGCTGGGAGTTCGATGCGGGCGACGCTGACGTCAGCGGCGAACTGACCCTCTACTACCGTAACGACGTCGAGTCGTGCTGTTTCCCGGCAGAGAACTGGTTCGTCGGCGACGCGGCGGTGAGGGACGACAACTACTCGCAGTGGGACTTAGAGATGGTTCTCGAGGACGAGACCGGCAACCGGACGGCGCTCGATACCTACGTCAACCCGTACTCGAACAAAGTGTCTGCAGACGTCTCGCTGCGGGGAACGACCCGGTTCGAACTGGTGCTGCCGGATCAGGGGGAGGAGCCGGGGAGGAACTTCACCTGGGGATAG
- a CDS encoding WD40 repeat domain-containing protein, producing MKRTALIIALLVALIPAAAGAETSYHGVSTGGIVNDVAITADGRYMVAGTGDGGIVCLHRDGTVLWNASAPDAVTAVAVAGDYIAAGTGGGDVLLFDGNGGRYWTKSVAGSVRDLAFAGDGRSLAVAGDRIILFTNLGKEEWNRAMQPGARSGETPPHATSVAFTSDGKFIVTGSSNGAILFMNRDGNLVWEGLARDAVTAVDASRDGSVVAAGARDRALQVYGRSGGLPWALPTGAPILALALSGDGKFVVVGKEGGDVECYRPNDALIWKNRTASNVPAVDVSRRGEAVAAGNAGGTVYLWNGNGNPRWTFDAGAPVSAVALSEKGDYLAAGAGERAFIFRTADEPVTAAEETESATTAPTEAGGAGALIGLLAVAAAGAAGRLRRR from the coding sequence ATGAAAAGAACTGCACTGATCATCGCCCTGCTCGTTGCCCTGATTCCGGCAGCGGCCGGGGCGGAGACCTCCTACCACGGCGTATCGACGGGAGGCATCGTCAACGACGTTGCGATAACCGCCGACGGGAGGTATATGGTCGCGGGGACGGGCGACGGGGGGATCGTCTGCCTGCACCGGGACGGCACCGTTCTCTGGAACGCGAGTGCTCCGGATGCGGTGACCGCGGTTGCCGTCGCCGGGGACTACATTGCCGCCGGAACCGGGGGGGGCGACGTGCTCCTCTTCGACGGTAACGGCGGCCGCTACTGGACCAAGAGCGTCGCAGGATCCGTTCGCGACCTTGCTTTCGCGGGTGACGGGCGGTCGCTCGCGGTGGCGGGCGATCGCATCATCCTCTTCACCAACCTCGGGAAGGAGGAGTGGAACCGTGCCATGCAGCCGGGGGCCCGTTCCGGGGAGACCCCGCCGCACGCAACGTCCGTCGCGTTCACCAGCGACGGCAAATTCATCGTCACCGGGAGCAGCAACGGCGCCATCCTCTTCATGAACAGGGACGGGAACCTGGTCTGGGAGGGCCTCGCCCGGGATGCCGTCACCGCGGTTGACGCCTCCCGCGACGGGTCGGTCGTCGCCGCCGGGGCCCGGGATCGCGCCCTCCAGGTTTACGGCCGGTCAGGGGGCCTCCCCTGGGCGCTCCCCACCGGAGCGCCGATCCTCGCGCTCGCGCTCTCGGGTGACGGGAAGTTCGTGGTCGTCGGCAAGGAGGGTGGCGACGTGGAGTGCTACCGGCCGAACGACGCCCTCATCTGGAAGAACCGGACGGCAAGCAACGTCCCCGCCGTGGACGTCTCCCGGCGGGGGGAGGCCGTCGCGGCCGGGAACGCGGGCGGAACCGTGTACCTCTGGAACGGCAACGGCAACCCGCGCTGGACGTTCGACGCCGGCGCCCCCGTCAGTGCGGTCGCCCTCTCGGAAAAAGGAGACTACCTCGCAGCGGGCGCGGGTGAGCGGGCCTTCATCTTCCGGACGGCCGACGAACCGGTGACGGCGGCGGAAGAGACGGAGAGCGCCACGACGGCCCCGACCGAGGCCGGCGGGGCGGGTGCGCTCATCGGGCTCCTCGCCGTCGCTGCCGCGGGCGCCGCGGGTCGTCTCCGGCGGCGGTGA
- a CDS encoding C-GCAxxG-C-C family protein: protein MDTRADEAVSRFMQGYNCAQAVSSVFAKDAGVPEEVVLGIATGFGAGVARTDGMCGAVSGAVIAIGLLFGSTGPEEKEAKDLTYDITREFVTRFVEKNGTVSCTGLLGCDLSTGEGFARAREENLTRTICPRCVRDAVEILEEVLAPVTSGQSTTR, encoded by the coding sequence ATGGATACCAGGGCGGACGAGGCGGTCTCCCGCTTCATGCAAGGCTACAACTGTGCACAGGCGGTCAGTTCGGTCTTTGCGAAAGATGCCGGGGTTCCCGAAGAGGTCGTCCTCGGGATAGCCACGGGGTTCGGCGCCGGGGTGGCGCGTACCGATGGCATGTGCGGAGCGGTCTCGGGGGCGGTCATCGCCATCGGGCTCCTGTTCGGGAGCACCGGCCCCGAAGAGAAAGAGGCGAAAGACCTGACCTATGACATCACCCGGGAGTTCGTCACCCGTTTTGTCGAGAAGAACGGCACCGTCTCCTGCACCGGGCTTCTCGGGTGCGATCTCTCGACCGGCGAAGGGTTTGCCCGGGCACGCGAAGAGAACCTCACCCGGACGATCTGCCCCCGCTGTGTCAGAGATGCGGTCGAGATCCTAGAAGAGGTTCTCGCGCCCGTCACTTCCGGGCAATCCACCACGCGGTGA
- a CDS encoding acyltransferase family protein — MKREHPGAVTEGGSIPGGRFSNNFDFLRFAAAAMIVFAHAYALRLGYVGIGMYDPVTLVAQGGLAALLVTSGYLIAMSWESTASPLQFAWKRLLRVIPALVVAIFVTLFVIGPLMTSLPPGDYFAALFSPAAFFTAPYFEDGSVIGLFQGNPWTYVNGSLWTIPVEVFMYGVVAALGIAGFLHRWGAIAALAAVNILVWMYWFDDPRMAKVRFTLYFLIGAFLYLHRHRIAYRPVIAGGLLLLLGFSAMTPYLTVAGVIAIPYLTIYAAHLPIPYLSTFGRAGDFSYGVYIYHYPVQQALIQVTANALLLPALFGLSFAVTFALAFLSWHLVEKRALAAKSLGADDLRRRLRLPSLPESLTAWWIARK; from the coding sequence ATGAAAAGAGAGCACCCGGGGGCGGTCACCGAAGGTGGGAGCATTCCAGGGGGCCGGTTCTCGAACAACTTCGACTTCCTGCGATTCGCGGCGGCGGCGATGATCGTCTTCGCGCACGCCTACGCCCTCAGGCTCGGCTACGTCGGGATAGGGATGTACGACCCGGTCACACTCGTGGCACAGGGAGGGCTCGCCGCTCTCCTCGTCACCAGCGGCTACCTGATCGCTATGAGCTGGGAGTCGACCGCATCGCCGCTCCAGTTTGCCTGGAAACGACTCCTCCGGGTGATTCCAGCCCTCGTCGTCGCGATCTTCGTCACGCTCTTCGTCATCGGCCCGCTGATGACGTCGCTTCCCCCGGGGGATTACTTCGCCGCCCTCTTCTCCCCGGCAGCGTTCTTTACCGCCCCCTATTTTGAAGACGGATCGGTGATAGGCCTCTTCCAGGGCAATCCGTGGACTTACGTCAACGGGTCGCTCTGGACGATACCCGTCGAGGTTTTCATGTACGGGGTCGTCGCGGCCCTCGGGATCGCCGGGTTCCTGCACCGATGGGGCGCCATCGCCGCCCTCGCCGCCGTAAACATCCTGGTCTGGATGTACTGGTTCGACGATCCCCGGATGGCGAAGGTCAGATTCACCCTCTACTTCCTCATCGGGGCGTTCCTCTACCTCCACCGCCATCGCATCGCCTACCGGCCGGTCATCGCCGGGGGGCTGCTCCTGCTGCTCGGGTTCTCGGCCATGACGCCCTACCTGACCGTCGCCGGGGTGATCGCCATCCCCTACCTCACCATCTACGCCGCGCACCTGCCGATCCCGTACTTGAGCACCTTCGGGAGAGCAGGAGACTTCTCCTACGGCGTCTACATCTACCACTACCCGGTTCAGCAGGCACTTATCCAGGTCACGGCAAACGCGCTCCTTCTCCCGGCGCTCTTCGGGCTCTCGTTCGCCGTGACGTTTGCTCTCGCGTTCCTCTCCTGGCACCTCGTCGAGAAGCGGGCTCTCGCAGCAAAGAGCCTCGGTGCCGACGACCTGCGGCGGAGACTCAGGCTCCCGTCCCTGCCGGAGTCCCTCACCGCGTGGTGGATTGCCCGGAAGTGA